Genomic segment of Mucilaginibacter sabulilitoris:
TCCAAATGTCCTGATATACCTACCTGGCCACCTATAACGGCATTTTTTCCTATTTTGGTACTGCCGGATATTCCCGCCTGCCCTGCAATAACGGTATGGGAACCCACCTCTGCATTGTGCGCAATCTGTACCAGGTTATCAATTTTTACACCTTTGTGTATAATTGTTGAGCCCATAGTAGCGCGATCAATAGTGGTATTAGCACCTATTTCTACATCATCTTCAATAATCACATTCCCTATCTGGCTTATTTTGTTGTAGGTACCATCGGGGTTGGGGGCAAAACCAAAGCCATCGCTGCCAATAACCGCCCCTGCATGTATAATTACATTATCGCCCAAAACACAATCAAAATAAATTTTTACGCCGGCAAATAAGGTAGCGTTTTTGCCTATAGTAACATTATCTGCAACATAGGTATTGGGATATATTTTGCTGTTATCGCCAACTTTTGCGCCGGGGCCAATGTAAGCAAAAGCACCTATATATACATCATTGCCTACCTGGGCAGATGGGTGAATAAAACAAGGCTGTTCAATACCTTTTTTATTAAGCTTAATGGTGTTGTATCTTTCAAGCAGAATAGAGAAAGCACTATAGGCATTCGCCACGCGTATCAGCGTAGCCTTAACCGGCGCGGTAAGCTGCTGGTCGTTATTTATAATAACCACCGATGCATCGGTGGTATATAAAAACTGCTCGTATTTGGGGTTGGCCAGAAACGAGAGGCTGCCAGTAGTCCCGTCTTCTATCTTGGCCAGCTTATCAACCGTTACAGCGTCATCTCCCTCAACAGTTCCGTTGAGCAATAAACTTATTTCCTGGGCAGTAAATTGCATCGACAAATTTAAATGTTAAAATTAAAGCAACAAATTATTAATTGGTTGTGCGTATTGAGTTACCAGTTTTGAGTGAACAATTAATAATATCTTCATTTTCAGGCAAAATATCTCATAAACCCACTATTCAAAACTCATGACACTCAACAACCCATTTACCCCTACAACAAATCCTTACTATAACAAAGTATATGTTTTTTTACGGTTTTAGCCAGTGCCTCCAAATTGGAGTTATCGCTGGCTGTGGTAATATCACACACGCGTCCGCTTTTCAATAATATACCAATGTTACCATCGCCTGCCGTATAGGCATTGTTGCGTATGGATGTTGTAAAAACAAAGTAAGAGGCATCATGTTCGCTCAAACCATATTTTTTCATTGCTTGCTGTACCAGTTTATCAACAAATGCCTCATCGGGCCGCTCGTTGGTTATATCTACATGGTAAAGCTTACGCTGAACCAGGTTACGTGCCAATGTCGACAACACAAAATCATCATGATCGGCCCAAACCTTTACCGCCGACATGATATCGGCATCGTCTAAACTTGCGAATATATCCAGGTGATGATCTTCATTCATAAAGGCTTCCCGGCTGATGTTGT
This window contains:
- the lpxD gene encoding UDP-3-O-(3-hydroxymyristoyl)glucosamine N-acyltransferase, translating into MQFTAQEISLLLNGTVEGDDAVTVDKLAKIEDGTTGSLSFLANPKYEQFLYTTDASVVIINNDQQLTAPVKATLIRVANAYSAFSILLERYNTIKLNKKGIEQPCFIHPSAQVGNDVYIGAFAYIGPGAKVGDNSKIYPNTYVADNVTIGKNATLFAGVKIYFDCVLGDNVIIHAGAVIGSDGFGFAPNPDGTYNKISQIGNVIIEDDVEIGANTTIDRATMGSTIIHKGVKIDNLVQIAHNAEVGSHTVIAGQAGISGSTKIGKNAVIGGQVGISGHLDIANGTQLSAQTGINSSITEEGKAWGGTPYMPFKDYLRAHAKLRKLPELDRKVYELEKLIEELRKGDH